Sequence from the Balearica regulorum gibbericeps isolate bBalReg1 chromosome 15, bBalReg1.pri, whole genome shotgun sequence genome:
aacaaacaaaatccagcaaaacaaacaaacagcttgGCATGGAAGCTCTGAAACACttaaatgttttagaaatgGGAGTTAATACAATTTGAACTTTATGGTGTTAACTGACTGAGAGGTTTGTTGCTTTACTGAttgacagatttatttttcacttgttaTTTTGACTACTAATCATGGTTTTACTGATTTGTTTTTATAGTGCTGGGAATCTGATGTTGGGCAAGAAATGTATAAACTGAtgatatttgatttttttataattattgcTGTGACCCTGTTTCTGGACTTTCCTAGAAAGTAAGTATCTCTGCCTTTTGACCATGCTTTTGCAAATGACGtatgaaacacattttcttttttctcttaattgtcTGTATTTCTAACCAGATtaccagttttaaaataaaacataaacataTTTCTGGTGGTTTGAGCACTTGTCAGCTATTCAGCTGACTTGTGTAGTTTTGATATTtgagtctttttctttttttcttcagacatttttctgttctgttgtcTAATGCTTCCATGCTAAATATCTGTGTGTTCCATATGTGTTAGAACTCACTTAAGCTCTATAACTTCAATTTAGAACTAATgatattttttggttttaggttGTTAGTTACTCATTGCTCTTGCAAGCCAGTTCAGTGGTGTGGATTGCCAGAATTTGGAATTTCTGACAATGTCCTGGACATCATTTATGGGCAGACTATCTGCTGGATTGGAACCTTCTTTTCACCACTTCTCCCGGCAGTAGCAACTATAAAATACTTCATCatcttttacattaaaaaggtAATGACGCTGTGTGGTAAACAAACACAATTGAGCGCATCTCTGTGGGTTTTGTAGTATAGGTATGCagttgatttaaaacaaacaaaaacccctaaAACCACCCAAGGATGCAGTCTACTGGAAATGAGGTAATGGTATGCCACTTTCTGTAGGTTTTTCGATTTTAAGAGCAGGtagaattttgctttgaaatcaaGCAAACCAACAGTTTAATAACTACCTCATCAATtatttgtctgggttttttaatgcaacCTTTTTATGTAATAAAGCTAGTTTATAACAGTTTTCTGCAGTACTCTATTCACTAGCAGCACAGCTTAGAACTTGGACAAGGTTTTGCCAAGCTGTTAAAAATTTGGAAGCAAAGTGGGTAATGCAAGCTGGATTGGAGGTTCAAGACGTAATTTCTGCATATCAGAAGCATTGCTCTGTGACCGCACGGCTCCTCCTGTGCCACAAATTCTTAGTGATATTTTAGATCTTGCAAGAGGGGATGTATGCAGCAAAGGTGTGATAGAACAAAGCTAAAGGCTGTGCCGTGGATCACACACCAAATGACTTTGTCAGTTGACTCTTTGCAAGTGCACAAGGCCCTCTGGATCAAATCCTTACCCAAAATAGGAGACATTGACTTAGACTAGAATGTAAAGCGTTCTTGTCTTAGCCCTTTTCAGTGCATGTACATCAAAGGCAGGGTGGTTATGTAGTAGCGGGTAGCAGATTTGAGCATGGAAAATTGAGTTGGTGAGGAAAGTGTACTTGGACATATGTACATCGGTTGTACTGGTAACTGTCTTCCTCATTTTCCCTCTTCAGATCAGTTTGATACACACGTGTAAACCTGCAGCTAGGCCTATCAGAGCATCAAGTtccaattttttcttcttggtggTGCTGTTGCTTGGGCTCATCTTGGCTTTGATTCCGTTGGGAATCAGCATAGCACAGTAAGTGCCATTTTAACTTCCATGAAGTTGACATTTGCTCTAAGGTTGTCAGTTCCCTAGAAACAGACATGCAGCTTTGGAATGAGAAATTGGAATAGAATATATTGTGtataataaatcaaattattacttaattacagttttaaagGCAAAGGACACTTTCACCCCATCAGCAAAATGGTGCTAGGCTTGTGTTGGATTACTTTATCTTTACATTTTGGTGTAGCAActcctttctgttctgctgctttgaCAGTATCCCCTCCTCCAAGGCATGCGGGCCCTTCAGGAATTTTAACACTTCATGGGCAGTTGTTCCAGATACAATACTTGAGTTTCCAGTGAGTCTGCAGCAGGTCCTTCGTGGCATAGCATCAGAAGCCTTTGCAGTGCCTTTTTTTGTGGTCATCTGGTGAGTACTACGGAGACCTGATTCAGTCATGCAGCTGCATGCCTCATTTCCTTCCTTACTGAACTGATACCAAATAATTATTAGACCAGATTTTCTATCTGCAGTCAAAAGCCCATGAGAATCCCCAGCTTTTATATCTTTGCCCATTTATTCACACTCATTAGCCTTATTCCATTTCCTCTTGCATGTCCCACACTTGTCTTTCTCAAAAATGTTAGTTGTGAATCATTCTGCAAATTGGTATTGCAAGCCCTGTGATCACAAACTTtggttaaaacaaaacaacatacacacacaccctccGCCCCCCAATCAGTCATTCTGTAAGATAAAATTCAGTATGGAATCACAGAACTTTTACTGCTGGAGgtcacctctggagatcatctgatCCAACCCTCCTCTTCATAGCAGGATCAAGTAGAGCAGGTGCTCAGGAATAGTGTCCGGATGGGCTTTGAGTATCTCCGAaggtggagactccacaacctctctgggcaacctgctccagttcTTGGTCAGTCTTGCagtaaagctttatttttcttatgtttagatggaatttttttcatttcagtttaacTCAGCTGGTTTTAGATCTTGGAGCCTTGTTACTTGACACTTTCTACAAGTTCTGCACTTGAGAAACCATGCAGTTTATTTCAGACCCCACTCAGCCCTTTCTTCCCTAACACACATTTTTGCGTGCTCCTGAACTGAACCTATTGCATCCACAGGAAATAGCAAGTcctcttttttggtttgggattttggCCTGTGTAAGAGGTGGAGGATGAAACTTGCACTGCTACCCTACTACTTTttatttggagaagaaaatacatgattTCTATAGACATTTGTGCCATTCCAGTTCTTGCTACTTTGTCATTTAATGCAGTGTGGATAATATGGGTCACAGATTACATCTGGAATGTATGCTGTAAGGAATGGCTGCGATACTGATCTGTGGCTGCTTGCCATAGTGAGAAACCCCAATGGGCAAAGAGTTACTCCAGTGAAGCCTCATTAAACTTAATTTCTGAGGAGCAATGCCCCATACGTACACTTGGAGCAGGGCAGGAACTGACGGTCTAGGGAGAGCTGTCAGAACACCGCCTGTAATGTCTGGAAGTGGCCCTTCCTCTCCGTCCTCTGGCactgtccctgcctgctgaCAGCACAAATACCTCAGCAGATGCGTTtgagcagagctgtgcccaACCCACCCCAGCTGTATATtgattttttcaatttctttttttcttcagcagcttttcttctgaagcaaatGCACAAACCAACAATTCCTCTAGCCCATAACAGCCTTTTCCTGACTAATTCTGTTTCATGTGATGCTAATGCTTaatgttggtttgttgtttgcaGCCTTGTTATGTTCTATTGTATTGCCTTGGCTGGAGCGCACAAACGAATGGttcagcagctgagggaacaACTGGTTCTGGTAAGATGTGACCCACTGTCTTTTCTGTACCCCTGACGTTTTCCGTGTTGTAATCAGGCATGCAGGGGAACAACAGTTTGCGTAGTCATCTGGAGGCTTGGTGTTTGAACTGGCAGTGAAGAattacacaagaaaaataaccaaagcACTAAAGCATCTTGCAGTCCAATTGGTTTTCTTGGCTATCTGCTGCAACTGCAGGAAAGTCCAGTGGTATCAGGCGACACATGCGTGGGCTATGTCTCTGAGAAGGGGTGTGCCCGTTCTTCATCTGCTGTCTTGCTTAAATCCACCCGTTTGCATGCTTTCTCCTGCCAAACAAGAACCTGAATTTTGTGCCTCCTgtcccctccacctcccctctTACCCAACccccacctctttttttccttctccgCTCCCACAAACAGGCACCCACgtccctgcccttccctccaGACGTGATGCAGTAGGAACACAGGCCTGGTTCTGTCCTGAGTGCAGGAACAGGTACTGGGGGGGGCAGCCAGTCACCGCTAACGAGTCCTGTGGAGAACAGTGCCACCGCAGACGTGCTTCTTTGCAGCcatcaaaagctgctgctgtgcaccAGTTCAATAGCGCTCGTATACTGCGGTCTGTCGCTCTGCCATAGTCAGAATCTTGCTTCACTAGTAGGACGTCTCCCTTTCTTAGAAAATAACCCATTTCTTGGTATGTGCTGCTTTTAGATACTGCATCTAATAACCCGTCCTTGGAAAAACACTGTGCTGGGGAGAGAGTTTTGAGTGGGAAAGCCTTACTGTTCTTTCAAGGGTTCCCAAATCAGTTAGGAATTCTGAAAATCCttgtgtgctttttatttttgtttgttcactgTTGTTAGCCTTCTTGGAAGTACGGTTTTAAGTTTTTAGGTGTGTGAGATGTTTTTACTGGGCTCAAGACAGAACTGTTAGTATGTGGCCTAATATGAGATAAATGAAATCGGGACTATTGTAAACGTAAAATGGTTCGGGCAGTTGAGAGCGTGCTGGGAACTGCTAATTAGAGTACAACGTGGCGAGCACAcctatttatttctgataaagaAATCAGCTGTTTATGGATAACTTGTACTAGTCCTGTTCATCTAGCACGCACTTTTTATTCTATCTTTCCAGGGGAACCGTGACAAGCTATTCCTCATCAGAAAGATAACAGAAGCTCAGAGGAATCCTTGAAAACCATGAAAAGCCAGAAGAACTTGACTTCCTGAAACTCCCAGAACCGCTAGATAAGAGTAGAAGCATCTGCAGCACCTAAAAACTGAGCAGCCGACTGGCACTGTGGTCTGTCGTGGACGCTGATGGGCTTCATGTTGACACCACTAGTGGGCCTTGAAGTTTCCAAGACTGGAAATTTAGCTAATTTATACCATGTCAGACCTGTCCAAAAAATTGTGTGGTGGGACACTTTATTGCTGCTACAATTTCAGGATTGTTGGGGTTTTAAttccctatttttttcagaggtttGGGGTAAAATAATCAGAACTGAAACTCTTTTTAAGAACTCTGTACTGTTTTTCCAAATTATGCTTTAAGAatcaggagggaagggaagggtgtGGGTTTTTACATGGTTCCAACTCACTTCtctcttaaaaccaaaacaaaagagagacgtacatcagtattttgaaatagtGCATAGAAGAAAATACGGCATAGGTTTGAAGTCAATTCTCTAATTATTTTTAGAGAAGAAGCtttggtatttattttgctctgaacTAGCAGGTGCAGTTGAACACTGGATAACTTCAGAGGAAAGCTCTGAATAAGCTCTGGGAGCAGGAGGCGCAGCAGTCGGGTCACCGCGCGGCACACGCCTGTCGCAGGAAAAGCGGCTCTGGGGCCTCTTACGCATGTTAAGGCATTATTACCTGCGGTTTGGTCTTGTACGGACATCTTGACTACTGTTCTCTGTtctaaaatgtgaatatttgaGAGTCGAGTTCTAGTTTGGAAACAGCATTCAGAAACGTGTGTGTCAGTACGCTTTAGATTCCTGCTTCTTCTCGCTTAATGCAATGACGGAGCTGTGTGACTCGGAGCGGACGGTATTTTGAAGTAGCCTGctgtttcctttatttaaagGTTGTGCTTAAGGACTTTGTGCGCAGAATTGTGTTCGTTACTTGAAATTTGCCAGTAGCGCTCTGTTAGTTCACATGTGCGAGTGTTATTTTCATATAATGTTTTCGAAtgttttcagtcttcattttaaagacattaacATTCAATACAtgattatattttgttttttttagcaCAATGTTTGATGGTTTTAAATTCGTTTGCTTGGCGCGGCCCCGGCCGGGCCTGAGGCCCCTCAGCTctcccgcccgccgcggccccgTTCCCATGGCAGCCGGGGGACGCCGGCCCTGACTGACAGCTCCTCTCTCCAATGCGGCGGCGCTGGGGAGCCAATCGGAATCGTGTTAGGGCGGGGCGGTGGCTGGAGCCCGGCGCGGAGGCGGCCCGCGGTGATGACGTTGCGGCAGCGCGACGCGGCGGAGGAGCGGTCGGGGTCAGCGGGATGGAGGTGGCCGCCGCCGTGGCTCCGGCTGTACGGCGCTGGCTGGGGCGGTGCCGGCCCCTCCGCTGCGCGGCGGGTAggggctcggctcggctcggctcggctcggttcccccgcctgccccccccgccccaagtTGCCGGGTCACCGCCGCCCGGGGCCGCCTGAGGCCGGGGCTGGCGTCACCTTTGTCTCTCCGGCAGGTCTCCGGGGCGGGGGGCCTTTCCCCGCCGGAGGGGTTTCCCTCAGGCTCTGCAGCACGCGGGTGGCTTCTGAGCGCGTCAGCAAGCCCGTCATAGACCGCATCATCCGGGTGGACCACGCGGGGGAGTACGGGGCCAACCGGATTTACGCGGGACAGATGGCGGTCCTGGGCAGGGCCGGTGCGGGGCCGGTCATTCGGGTGAGCGGGCCGAGCAGCGGTCGCCGCGGTTCTGGTTGATTGGCCCTCGGTGGCCAGGGCCGGGATGAGGCGGTAGATAGCCGTGCGTCTCTCTGCGAACACGCGTGGGTTTGTGAGGGGCGGCGCGGTGACTTGCGGCCTGTTCCGAAGGTGCCTTTCCCTCGCAGGCTCCCCTGCCCcgcctcccccttcccctgggcGCTGGGACCCGCTCGCCTCCGCTCCGCCGGCCTTTCTGGAATGGCTCCACTGGAAGCGTTTGACGTGGCTGGTTTGGTGATGTACTGTGATCTGGCTCTTTTCTAGCAAATGTGGAACCAAGAAAAAGACCACCTGAAGAAGTTCAATGAGTTAATGGTTGCCTACAGAGTCCGACCTACTGTTTTATTGCCTTTTTGGAACGTAGCAGGTTTTGTTTTAGGTGAGCTCGTATTATTACGATTGCCGCTGGTTTATGAAGTCTTCACACGTGTGAACTACTCGTATGGCTTCAGATTTCATTGTTCGCCTATGTTTGGTACCACAACCGCAGGGGCTGGCAGTGCTTTACTTGGAAAGAAAGGTGCGATGGCTTGCACGGTGGCGGTGGAAGAGAGCATATCGGATCACTACAACAGCCAGATCCGAACTCTTATGGAACAAGATCCAGAAAAGTACAAAGAACTATTGCAGGTATTTAACTACGTCTTAAaaagtagcttaaaaaaatccGTTGAATTATCTAATGTGACTTTACTCTCTTAAAGTAACATGCTTATAGAATTTACGGCAGATCTCTTGGATCGCTTAGAAtgctgaagggaacagaaactTTAGGTTAAAaggatgttttttccttcagcgACACTAAAATGATGGAGCACCAAAATTCAAATGTGTGTTGGGTTAGCTTCAGCATGCTTTCAGTAATTCAACGCTTCCCTCTCGATTAGGAGAACGGTGCTTTAATTTTGATTGCTTTTACCTAAAAGGAAGGCTTTAGAGGGGAAACAAAAGTAGAAAATGCGATTGCGTAGTAACGTTTTGCTTATACTGGATATGAGCATATAGTTCTAGTCTTGAATGCTGTTCGGAGCACGTAAGGAGCTCTGCAAGAAAATTGGGCATCAAACTGGGACACGTTCCTGCGGGGTGTTTGTGGGACACTGACCTGTTTCCACATGCAGCACTGAGAGGGcacaaaataaagagaaaaagctgagCAGCGAGGTTACTCACAGCGTCACTACGAGGAGGGAAGCGATGGAACCAGGAGGGATGCGAACCTGTTGGGTAGGGACGGCGCTTGGGGTGTCTGTACGCTCTGAGCGCTTGAAGCAATCCAAGTTACTGCAGGCAGCTCGGGAGAAAATTCTTTGAACGTTTTTGTCCCAGTTGAAAAATTAGATGAGAGAAATAGTGTTCTTCAGGGCATGCTGGGATGGACAAAAGCCCTGTTGGCTTACGGGGAAACACCCTTACTGATCATCTGGCAAGGCAGGGACCTCAACTTCGTTACTTAAATTGTCAGAATAATTTGTGTATGTGAAACTAATTAGTGTTATGACTATAGGTTATAGCTTTTCTTGAAACGGTGAAAAAGATAGTGATATGTTCAACAGcagcttaatttttaaagactttttgtGAGAATGTTAAAAGAACTTTAGGTTTGGGGAATGCTGTAAATAATTCCCTTCTTGCTGAATTGGGGATTCAGGTCTTTGAGAAGCTTTTGAGAGACCTGGGCCCCACATTGGTGCATAACAGCGAATAGTTTTGCATACTAGCTGCCTTGATTTCTCTGCAAAGTAGACTTACTAATTACCTGCTacttttaaagataataaaGCAATTTCGGGATGATGAAAGGGAGCACCACGATATTGGGCTTGAGCATGACGCAGAAGCGGTAAGTATGATGTTAACTAATGGGCACTGTTAGCGAGGACGTAGATGTGATATTCTTACCTTCCTTGTCCAGTGACCGTGGTGTAGttctttatttgcagaaaaataaagagaataagGCACTTGATATTCTTTCCCACAgataaatataagaaaacagtgtattacagctttcatttttctggaaCAGAATTGAATCTGTTGGAACTCGTGTCAAGTGTTAAAGTGATTGTGTTTTCCTGAGAGGTGTCCTCTGCAgagtttttaatttgattttaagtttagattaaatatttctgaagataaGGCTAATAAATGCTTTCCATACAGCTGGGAACTTGAGGCATCGTCTTGGTAGACGAACACAACCATGTT
This genomic interval carries:
- the COQ7 gene encoding NADPH-dependent 3-demethoxyubiquinone 3-hydroxylase, mitochondrial, with the translated sequence MEVAAAVAPAVRRWLGRCRPLRCAAGLRGGGPFPAGGVSLRLCSTRVASERVSKPVIDRIIRVDHAGEYGANRIYAGQMAVLGRAGAGPVIRQMWNQEKDHLKKFNELMVAYRVRPTVLLPFWNVAGFVLGAGSALLGKKGAMACTVAVEESISDHYNSQIRTLMEQDPEKYKELLQIIKQFRDDEREHHDIGLEHDAEAAPAYSVLKTAIQLGCKAAIFLSERI